From the genome of Desulfovibrio aminophilus, one region includes:
- the mrdA gene encoding penicillin-binding protein 2 — translation MANLYDSREQQPPRSGLLLLQACILGLFCVFALRLWYLQVHKGEEYAEKAKENQLRQEPVFAPRGLVLDRGGTMVAVNEPAYALGLVREDVKSLDATLAEISRITGTPMDKLQDTYRRGRKRVKPFEPMLIVPDLDFEQVAAVEANHLRWPGLEIVVRSRRYYKFGHLLAHVLGYVGDASEDDLEKDSSLALGDYVGKNGLEQMLERRLRGTKGVRQMEVDATGRRLSESLIKKPKSGEDIVLSIDLGLQATIARQMEGKAGSVVAMDPDTGELLALVSAPSFDSNAFTAGLTPEQWKALRDDPMHPLQNRATQSVYPPGSVFKLVMAGAGFMANMLDPRETAFCQGSLALGNHVFRCWRRGGHGSVDLEQALVQSCDVYFYKLGMKLGVDRISEFAFAAGFGKPTGIDLPHEKGGNIPTREWKLKRFGQKWTKGEDLNFAIGQGYTQVSPLQVARYIAALINGGRLLKPNLIHGDPPVLQGRLPLTDAQRAIIKKDMVATVEDPRGTCRRVQTPGVTAGAKTGTAQVVRLTDELKAMPEDKIPYHMRDHAWMAGFAERGDRRVVVVAMVEHGLHGGSGAGPSVKTVFDYVFLGKGVGPVPEVPEAPDNNE, via the coding sequence ATGGCCAACCTGTATGACTCCCGCGAGCAGCAGCCGCCCCGCTCCGGCCTGCTCCTGCTCCAGGCCTGCATCCTCGGGCTGTTCTGCGTCTTCGCCCTGCGCCTCTGGTACCTCCAGGTGCACAAGGGCGAGGAATACGCCGAGAAGGCCAAGGAGAACCAGCTGCGCCAGGAGCCGGTGTTCGCCCCGCGCGGGCTGGTCCTGGACCGGGGCGGGACCATGGTGGCCGTCAACGAGCCGGCCTACGCCCTGGGCCTCGTGCGCGAGGACGTGAAGAGCCTGGACGCCACCCTGGCCGAGATTTCGCGCATCACCGGCACGCCCATGGACAAGCTCCAGGACACCTACCGCCGGGGCCGCAAGCGGGTGAAACCCTTCGAACCCATGCTCATCGTGCCGGACCTGGACTTCGAGCAGGTGGCCGCCGTGGAGGCCAACCATCTGCGCTGGCCCGGGCTGGAGATCGTGGTCCGCTCCCGGCGCTACTACAAGTTCGGCCACCTCCTGGCGCACGTGCTCGGCTACGTGGGCGACGCCAGCGAGGACGACCTGGAGAAGGACTCCAGCCTGGCCCTGGGCGACTATGTGGGCAAGAACGGCCTGGAGCAGATGCTCGAACGGCGGCTGCGCGGGACCAAGGGCGTGCGCCAGATGGAGGTGGACGCCACGGGCCGCAGGCTCTCCGAGTCCCTGATCAAGAAGCCCAAGAGCGGCGAGGACATCGTCCTGTCCATCGACCTCGGCCTGCAGGCCACCATCGCCCGCCAGATGGAGGGCAAGGCGGGCAGCGTGGTGGCCATGGACCCGGACACCGGCGAGCTTCTGGCCCTGGTCAGCGCGCCGTCCTTCGACTCCAACGCCTTCACCGCCGGGCTCACCCCGGAGCAGTGGAAGGCCTTGCGCGACGACCCCATGCACCCCCTGCAGAACCGGGCCACCCAGAGCGTCTACCCGCCGGGCTCGGTGTTCAAGCTGGTCATGGCCGGGGCGGGCTTCATGGCCAACATGCTCGATCCGCGCGAGACGGCCTTCTGCCAGGGCTCCCTGGCCCTGGGCAACCACGTGTTCCGCTGCTGGCGCCGGGGCGGACACGGCTCCGTGGACCTGGAGCAGGCCCTGGTCCAGTCCTGCGACGTGTACTTCTACAAGCTCGGCATGAAGCTCGGCGTGGACCGCATCAGCGAGTTCGCCTTCGCCGCCGGGTTCGGCAAACCCACCGGCATCGACCTGCCCCACGAAAAGGGCGGCAACATCCCCACCCGGGAATGGAAGCTCAAGCGCTTCGGCCAGAAATGGACCAAGGGCGAGGACCTGAACTTCGCCATCGGCCAGGGCTACACCCAGGTCTCGCCCCTGCAGGTGGCCCGCTACATCGCCGCGCTCATCAACGGCGGCCGCCTGCTCAAGCCGAACCTGATCCACGGCGACCCGCCCGTGCTCCAGGGCCGCCTGCCGCTCACCGACGCCCAGCGGGCGATCATCAAGAAGGACATGGTGGCCACCGTGGAGGATCCGCGCGGCACCTGCCGCCGCGTCCAGACCCCCGGGGTCACGGCCGGGGCCAAGACCGGCACGGCCCAGGTGGTGCGCCTCACCGACGAACTCAAGGCCATGCCCGAGGACAAGATTCCCTACCACATGCGCGACCACGCCTGGATGGCGGGCTTCGCCGAGCGGGGCGACCGCCGCGTGGTGGTGGTGGCCATGGTCGAGCACGGCCTGCACGGCGGATCGGGCGCGGGCCCCTCGGTGAAGACCGTCTTCGACTACGTCTTCCTGGGCAAGGGGGTGGGTCCGGTGCCCGAAGTCCCGGAAGCCCCGGACAACAACGAATAA
- the mreC gene encoding rod shape-determining protein MreC, translating to MKLKRIAVIVLTGLFVYLSLYTWNIRTGHLDRLAENTGLDAARLVLKPGTWVADQAVSFWRRYIHLIGLREENDRLRDEVDRLLMDNTSLREQARASARMEQLLGFTPAPDWVAEGARVIAHRLGPNALLETLVLDRGTLQGAGADQPVVTPRGVVGRILRAGLSASTVLLLHDVNSRIAVIGQNNRAAGVLAGRGPGREMELKYVNLNAPIEPGELLVTSGLSDSFPKGLPVARVLKVERSDLSLFLDITAEPLMDFEALEEVLVLRRRDAPPAAGGGI from the coding sequence GTGAAGCTCAAGCGCATCGCAGTCATCGTCCTCACGGGCCTGTTCGTCTATCTGAGCCTGTACACCTGGAACATTCGGACCGGGCATCTGGACCGACTCGCCGAAAACACCGGCCTGGACGCCGCGAGACTCGTGCTCAAGCCGGGCACGTGGGTGGCGGACCAGGCCGTGTCGTTCTGGCGCCGGTACATCCACCTCATCGGCCTGCGGGAGGAGAACGACCGCCTGCGCGACGAGGTGGACCGGCTGCTCATGGACAACACCTCCCTGCGCGAGCAGGCCCGGGCCAGCGCGCGCATGGAGCAGCTCCTGGGCTTCACCCCCGCGCCGGACTGGGTGGCCGAGGGCGCCCGGGTCATCGCCCACCGGCTGGGGCCCAACGCCCTGCTGGAGACCCTGGTCCTGGACCGGGGCACGCTCCAGGGCGCGGGCGCGGACCAGCCCGTGGTCACGCCCCGCGGCGTGGTGGGCCGCATCCTGCGCGCGGGCCTGAGCGCCTCCACGGTCCTGCTCCTGCACGACGTGAACAGCCGCATCGCGGTCATCGGCCAGAACAACCGGGCGGCCGGGGTGCTGGCCGGACGCGGGCCGGGGCGGGAGATGGAGCTCAAGTACGTGAACCTGAACGCGCCCATCGAGCCCGGCGAACTGCTGGTGACCTCCGGGCTCTCCGACTCCTTCCCCAAGGGCCTGCCCGTGGCCCGGGTGCTCAAGGTGGAGCGCTCGGACCTCTCCCTGTTCCTGGACATCACGGCCGAGCCGCTCATGGATTTCGAGGCCCTGGAAGAGGTTCTGGTCCTGCGGCGGCGGGACGCCCCCCCGGCCGCCGGCGGGGGAATCTGA
- a CDS encoding rod shape-determining protein encodes MGKLLNKVLGAFSTDLAIDLGTANTLVYVKGKGVLLSEPSVVAVKKDSRGGKTVLAVGAEAKRMLGRTPGNIVAIRPMKDGVIADFEVTEAMLRHFISKVHNSRRLVRPRIMICVPTGITQVEKRAVKESAQSAGAREVYLIEEPMAAAIGANLPITEPTSNMVVDIGGGTTEIAVISLSGIVYAKSVRIGGDKMDEAIMQHVKRKYNMLIGESTAEEIKMTIGTAYPVDGISEMEVKGRDLVTGIPQNRIITAEEVREAISEQVEGIVQGVRIALEQTPPELAADIVDRGIVLTGGGALLRGLDALLQHETQLPITVVDDPLTAVVKGSGKALEHIDLYKDICAD; translated from the coding sequence ATGGGCAAACTGCTGAACAAAGTTCTCGGGGCCTTCTCCACGGACCTGGCCATCGACCTGGGCACCGCCAACACCCTGGTCTACGTCAAGGGCAAGGGCGTGCTTCTCTCCGAACCGTCGGTGGTGGCGGTGAAGAAGGACTCGCGCGGCGGCAAGACCGTGCTCGCCGTGGGCGCGGAGGCCAAGCGCATGCTCGGCCGCACGCCGGGCAACATCGTGGCCATCCGGCCCATGAAGGACGGCGTCATCGCCGACTTCGAGGTCACCGAGGCCATGCTCCGCCACTTCATTTCCAAGGTGCACAACTCCCGGCGGCTCGTGCGGCCCCGGATCATGATCTGCGTGCCCACCGGCATCACCCAGGTGGAGAAGCGCGCGGTCAAGGAAAGCGCCCAGAGCGCCGGGGCGCGCGAGGTCTACCTCATCGAGGAGCCCATGGCCGCGGCCATCGGCGCCAACCTGCCGATCACCGAGCCCACCTCGAACATGGTCGTGGACATCGGCGGCGGCACCACCGAGATCGCGGTCATCTCGCTCTCCGGCATCGTCTACGCCAAGAGCGTGCGCATCGGCGGCGACAAGATGGACGAGGCCATCATGCAGCACGTCAAGCGCAAGTACAACATGCTCATCGGCGAATCCACGGCCGAGGAGATCAAGATGACCATCGGCACGGCCTACCCCGTGGACGGGATCTCCGAGATGGAGGTCAAGGGCCGCGACCTGGTCACCGGCATCCCGCAGAACCGCATCATCACCGCCGAGGAGGTCCGCGAGGCCATCTCCGAGCAGGTGGAGGGCATCGTCCAGGGCGTGCGCATCGCCCTGGAGCAGACGCCGCCGGAACTGGCGGCGGACATCGTGGACCGGGGCATCGTGCTCACCGGCGGCGGCGCGCTGCTGCGCGGCCTGGACGCCCTGCTCCAGCACGAGACCCAGCTGCCCATCACGGTGGTGGACGACCCGCTCACGGCCGTGGTCAAGGGGTCCGGCAAGGCCCTGGAACATATCGACCTCTATAAGGACATCTGCGCAGACTAA
- a CDS encoding TIGR01212 family radical SAM protein (This family includes YhcC from E. coli K-12, an uncharacterized radical SAM protein.), producing the protein MRPFPSLSEALRRAFGRKVWKIPLDAGFSCPNRDGALSRRGCAFCNERGSGTGLAASGLSLREQWDLWRDRLARSRGADRFLAYLQSYSNTYGPPERLAAVLDELRGLPGLAGVCIGTRPDCLDGGKIALLAGLKLPWVQLDLGLQSADPATLTRINRGHDPACFARAAEEAASAGLLVCAHLMAGLPGEGREAFLAGVDFINDLPVAGIKLHNTLVLKGTELAKDWAAGEYEPPGLPDYAEWAAEAVDRLRPDIVVQRLCADPAPGELLAPAWASDKAGVLAAVRAGLEARGFAPLG; encoded by the coding sequence ATGCGGCCTTTTCCCTCCCTTTCCGAAGCCCTGCGCCGCGCCTTCGGCCGGAAGGTCTGGAAGATTCCCCTGGACGCGGGCTTCTCCTGCCCCAACCGGGACGGCGCGCTCTCGCGACGGGGTTGCGCCTTCTGCAACGAGCGGGGCTCGGGCACGGGCCTGGCCGCCTCCGGGCTCTCGCTGCGGGAGCAGTGGGATCTCTGGCGCGATCGTCTGGCCAGATCGCGCGGGGCCGACCGCTTCCTGGCCTACCTGCAATCCTATTCCAATACCTACGGGCCGCCGGAACGGCTGGCCGCCGTGCTGGACGAACTGCGCGGCCTGCCCGGGCTGGCCGGGGTCTGCATCGGCACCCGGCCGGACTGCCTGGACGGCGGGAAGATCGCCCTGCTGGCCGGTCTGAAACTGCCCTGGGTGCAGCTGGACCTGGGCCTGCAGTCCGCCGATCCGGCCACGCTCACGCGGATCAACCGGGGCCACGACCCGGCCTGCTTCGCCCGGGCGGCGGAGGAGGCGGCCTCGGCCGGACTCCTGGTCTGCGCCCACCTCATGGCCGGGTTGCCCGGCGAGGGCCGGGAGGCCTTCCTGGCCGGCGTGGACTTCATCAACGACCTGCCCGTGGCCGGGATCAAGCTGCACAACACCCTGGTGCTCAAGGGCACGGAGTTGGCCAAGGACTGGGCGGCCGGGGAATACGAGCCGCCGGGGCTTCCGGACTACGCGGAATGGGCCGCCGAGGCCGTGGACCGGCTGCGGCCGGACATCGTGGTCCAGCGCCTCTGCGCCGACCCGGCCCCGGGCGAGCTGCTGGCCCCGGCCTGGGCCTCGGACAAGGCCGGGGTGCTGGCCGCCGTCCGGGCCGGGCTGGAGGCGCGGGGATTCGCCCCGCTCGGATGA
- a CDS encoding methylated-DNA--[protein]-cysteine S-methyltransferase, whose protein sequence is MPEIVTAGPLALALEWEDGRITEIGLRWSEGLAATPGPSETARAVGRTLERYVRGETVRWPDLPLALERVSRFIREILLTLVREAPQGMVVSYGELARLGGRPGAARAVGRAMAANRWPLILPCHRVLGARGALTGFSNPAGLAMKEFLLRLEGVL, encoded by the coding sequence ATGCCGGAGATCGTGACCGCCGGGCCGCTGGCCCTGGCGCTGGAATGGGAGGACGGCCGGATCACGGAGATCGGCCTGCGCTGGTCCGAGGGACTTGCGGCCACGCCGGGGCCTTCCGAGACCGCCCGGGCCGTGGGCCGGACCCTGGAGCGCTACGTGCGCGGCGAGACCGTGCGCTGGCCCGACCTGCCCCTGGCCCTGGAGCGGGTGAGCCGGTTCATCCGCGAGATCCTCCTGACCCTGGTCCGCGAGGCGCCCCAGGGCATGGTGGTCAGCTATGGGGAATTGGCCCGGCTCGGCGGCAGGCCCGGGGCGGCCCGGGCCGTGGGCCGGGCCATGGCCGCCAACCGCTGGCCCTTGATCCTGCCCTGCCACCGGGTGCTCGGCGCGCGCGGCGCGCTCACCGGCTTCAGCAATCCGGCCGGGCTGGCCATGAAGGAGTTTCTGCTGCGCCTGGAGGGGGTGCTTTGA
- a CDS encoding helix-turn-helix transcriptional regulator, whose translation MPELSLKILFGQRVRALREERAMTQAQLAERIGVTEQYVGMIERGLSSPSFGVIHKLCLALGVKPADLFRPSRQVWLKYLLSRPEDGDTPLILRRLAAGVGYWEKDLRTGRLFLSRPIQRMFGYAETPEPIDREILFSRIHPEDRVLVRQWVPKLLAGEGPVNGLFRFSSRLDPEAEPWPRMALALADLETDPDGRPLAACGALIEITELLAEADGGDQPLEA comes from the coding sequence ATGCCAGAGCTCTCCCTGAAGATTCTTTTCGGCCAGCGGGTCCGCGCCCTGCGCGAGGAGCGCGCCATGACCCAGGCTCAACTGGCCGAGCGCATCGGCGTCACCGAGCAATACGTCGGCATGATCGAGCGGGGCCTGTCCTCGCCCTCCTTCGGCGTGATCCACAAGCTCTGTCTGGCCCTGGGCGTGAAGCCCGCCGACCTTTTCCGCCCCTCCCGCCAGGTCTGGCTCAAGTACCTGCTCTCCCGGCCCGAGGACGGCGACACCCCGCTCATCCTGCGGCGGCTGGCCGCCGGGGTCGGCTACTGGGAAAAGGATCTCCGCACCGGACGCCTGTTCCTCTCACGGCCCATCCAGCGCATGTTCGGCTATGCCGAGACGCCCGAGCCCATCGACCGGGAGATCCTGTTCTCGCGCATCCATCCCGAGGACCGGGTCCTGGTGCGGCAATGGGTGCCGAAGCTGCTGGCCGGAGAAGGGCCCGTCAACGGCCTGTTCCGCTTTTCCTCGCGCCTGGACCCGGAGGCCGAGCCCTGGCCGCGCATGGCGCTGGCCCTGGCCGACCTGGAGACCGACCCGGACGGGCGGCCGCTGGCCGCCTGCGGAGCACTCATCGAAATCACGGAACTGCTCGCGGAAGCGGACGGCGGGGACCAACCCCTGGAAGCATGA
- the pstA gene encoding phosphate ABC transporter permease PstA, translated as MQVDATAAHGLSRFLPEDQARARDNRRKALQTGVFWVFRAAVLVNALALAVILGFLLFNGVSAISWEFLTEAPRNSMTEGGIFPCILGTFLLSFGSMVVALPLGVASAIYLHEYARPGRLLRLIRLGISNLAGVPSVVFGLFGLAFFVTVLHLGVSIAAGALTLGALTLPVVIGTTEEALRSVPQTYREASLGLGATKWQTISKVVLPAALPGILTGSILGISRAAGETAAIMFTAAVFFTPLMPTSVLDDVMALPYHIYVLATAGTEIEKTRHLQYGTALVLIALVLGMNLIAIFIRARLQRRMSR; from the coding sequence ATGCAGGTCGACGCGACAGCCGCCCACGGCCTCTCCCGCTTCCTCCCCGAGGACCAGGCCCGCGCCCGGGACAATCGCCGCAAGGCCCTGCAGACCGGCGTCTTCTGGGTCTTCCGGGCGGCGGTGCTGGTCAACGCCCTGGCCCTGGCCGTGATCCTCGGGTTCCTTCTGTTCAACGGCGTCTCGGCCATCAGCTGGGAATTCCTCACCGAGGCCCCGCGCAACTCCATGACCGAGGGCGGCATCTTCCCCTGCATTCTCGGCACGTTCCTGCTCAGCTTCGGCTCCATGGTCGTGGCCCTGCCCCTGGGCGTGGCCTCGGCCATCTATCTTCATGAATACGCCCGGCCGGGCCGCCTCCTGCGGCTCATCCGCCTGGGCATCTCCAACCTGGCCGGAGTGCCCTCGGTGGTCTTCGGCCTCTTCGGCCTGGCCTTCTTCGTCACGGTCCTGCACCTCGGCGTGTCCATCGCCGCCGGAGCCCTGACCCTGGGCGCGCTGACCCTGCCGGTGGTCATCGGCACCACCGAGGAGGCCCTGCGCTCCGTGCCCCAGACCTACCGCGAGGCCTCCCTGGGCCTGGGCGCCACCAAGTGGCAGACCATCTCCAAGGTGGTCCTGCCCGCCGCCCTGCCCGGCATCCTCACCGGCTCCATCCTGGGCATCAGCCGGGCCGCCGGGGAGACCGCCGCGATCATGTTCACGGCCGCCGTGTTCTTCACCCCGCTCATGCCGACCTCCGTCCTGGACGACGTCATGGCCCTGCCCTACCACATCTACGTCCTGGCCACGGCCGGAACCGAAATCGAGAAGACCCGCCACCTCCAGTACGGCACGGCCCTCGTGCTCATCGCCCTGGTGCTCGGCATGAACCTCATCGCCATCTTCATCCGGGCCCGACTCCAGCGTCGGATGAGCCGCTGA
- the pstC gene encoding phosphate ABC transporter permease subunit PstC: MKLQRTTRERLIQSSFLGTATTCILVLFLIMLFLFAEGLPVFKVVSPGEFLFGHLWYPTEDPPVLGILPLIAGSIAVTVLSSCIAIPLGVMTAIYLAEIASPRVREIFKPVIELLASLPSVVIGFFGMVVVAPFLQDTFHVATGLNLFNASLMLAFMSVPTITSVSEDAIFAVPTELKEASLALGATHLETLGRVIVPASLSGISTAVILGMSRSIGETMVVLMVAGGAGLIPTSIFDPVRPMPASIAAEMGEAPFQSEHYYALFAIGMVLFVFTLLFNIVADHIAHKYKQVGAATL; encoded by the coding sequence CTGAAGCTCCAGCGCACCACCCGCGAGCGGCTCATCCAATCCTCGTTCCTGGGCACGGCCACCACCTGCATCCTCGTGCTCTTCCTGATCATGCTCTTCCTGTTCGCCGAGGGCCTGCCGGTGTTCAAGGTGGTCTCGCCCGGCGAGTTCCTCTTCGGCCACCTCTGGTACCCCACCGAGGATCCGCCGGTGCTCGGCATCCTGCCGCTCATCGCGGGCTCCATCGCGGTCACGGTGCTGTCCTCGTGCATCGCCATCCCCCTGGGAGTGATGACCGCCATCTACCTGGCCGAGATCGCCAGCCCCCGGGTGCGCGAAATCTTCAAGCCGGTGATCGAGCTGCTGGCCTCGCTGCCCTCGGTGGTCATCGGCTTCTTCGGCATGGTCGTGGTCGCGCCCTTCCTGCAGGACACCTTCCACGTGGCCACGGGCCTGAACCTGTTCAACGCCTCGCTCATGCTGGCGTTCATGTCCGTGCCGACCATCACCAGCGTGTCCGAGGACGCCATCTTCGCCGTGCCCACGGAACTCAAGGAGGCCTCCCTGGCCCTGGGCGCCACGCACCTGGAGACCCTGGGCCGGGTCATCGTGCCCGCCTCGCTCTCGGGCATCAGCACGGCCGTGATCCTGGGCATGTCCCGCTCCATCGGCGAGACCATGGTCGTGCTCATGGTGGCCGGAGGCGCGGGGCTCATCCCCACCTCCATCTTCGACCCCGTGCGGCCCATGCCCGCGAGCATCGCCGCCGAGATGGGCGAGGCCCCGTTCCAGAGCGAGCACTACTACGCCCTGTTCGCCATCGGCATGGTGCTCTTCGTCTTCACCCTGCTCTTCAACATCGTCGCCGACCACATCGCGCACAAGTACAAGCAGGTCGGCGCGGCCACGCTCTAG